From one Streptomyces sp. ICC1 genomic stretch:
- a CDS encoding cupin domain-containing protein, whose translation MTENLARAATAETITDGPGSLITLLTDTPELTCNTATFEVGAAGAPVHFHTKATEFFHVTEGRLDVLVGEEIHTLAKGDFLAVPPGVKHAFAPAADSTAEVFVGFTPGMARFDYYRLLGRVRAGEATVQDIIDSQPVYDNHYAESDAWAGRLKRSAEA comes from the coding sequence ATGACCGAGAACCTGGCCCGCGCCGCCACCGCCGAGACCATCACCGACGGCCCCGGCAGCCTCATCACGCTGCTCACCGACACCCCGGAGCTCACCTGCAACACGGCGACCTTCGAGGTCGGCGCTGCCGGTGCCCCCGTGCACTTCCACACCAAGGCGACCGAGTTCTTCCACGTCACGGAGGGCCGGCTCGACGTCCTCGTGGGCGAGGAGATACACACCCTCGCCAAGGGCGACTTCCTCGCCGTGCCGCCCGGCGTGAAGCACGCCTTCGCCCCGGCCGCGGACAGCACGGCCGAGGTCTTCGTCGGCTTCACCCCGGGCATGGCCCGCTTCGACTACTACCGGCTGCTCGGCCGCGTCCGGGCCGGCGAGGCCACGGTGCAGGACATCATCGACAGCCAGCCCGTCTACGACAACCACTACGCCGAGAGCGACGCCTGGGCCGGCCGCCTGAAGCGCAGCGCCGAAGCGTAG
- the opcA gene encoding glucose-6-phosphate dehydrogenase assembly protein OpcA yields MRTELTDTTSSKVNLAMLDARRAIGSPTMGLVLNLLVATDEENAYDAVRAASEASREHPCRIIAVIKRTARGSHRLRPNRLDAELRVGADAGSGEVVLLRLHGSLTEHAGSVVLPLLVPDAPVVAWWPADAPDAPGRDPLGVLAQRRITDAEAAVDPVAALDVRAGAYEPGDTDLAWTRLTPWRSLLAAALDQKPLPVTGAAVESEPGNASAELLARWLEDRLGVAVARVATEGPVITGVRLETTGGEIRVDRPNGVLATLLLPGSPDRKVALKIRSSAELIAEELRRLDADEVYASALRFRRPAQASLSA; encoded by the coding sequence ATGCGGACCGAACTCACCGATACGACCTCAAGCAAGGTCAACCTGGCCATGCTCGACGCGCGCCGGGCCATAGGGAGCCCCACCATGGGGCTCGTCCTGAACCTCCTCGTGGCCACCGACGAGGAGAACGCCTACGACGCGGTCCGGGCCGCCTCCGAGGCCTCGCGCGAGCACCCCTGCCGGATCATCGCGGTGATCAAGCGGACCGCGCGCGGCTCGCACCGGCTGCGGCCCAACCGCCTGGACGCCGAGCTGCGCGTCGGAGCCGACGCCGGTTCCGGAGAGGTCGTGCTGCTGCGGCTGCACGGGTCGCTCACCGAGCACGCGGGCTCCGTGGTGCTCCCGCTGCTGGTGCCGGACGCCCCGGTGGTGGCGTGGTGGCCGGCCGACGCCCCGGACGCGCCGGGCCGGGATCCGCTGGGCGTCCTCGCGCAGCGGCGGATCACGGACGCCGAGGCGGCCGTCGACCCGGTCGCGGCGCTCGACGTACGGGCCGGCGCCTACGAGCCCGGCGACACCGACCTGGCCTGGACCCGCCTGACGCCCTGGCGGTCCCTGCTCGCCGCCGCCCTGGACCAGAAGCCGCTCCCGGTGACGGGCGCGGCGGTGGAGAGCGAGCCCGGCAACGCGAGCGCCGAGCTGCTGGCCCGCTGGCTGGAGGACCGGCTCGGGGTGGCCGTGGCGCGCGTGGCCACCGAGGGGCCGGTGATCACCGGTGTCCGGCTGGAGACCACGGGCGGGGAGATCCGGGTGGACCGCCCGAACGGGGTCCTGGCCACGCTGCTGCTGCCCGGCAGCCCCGACCGCAAGGTGGCGCTGAAGATCCGCAGCAGCGCGGAGCTCATAGCGGAGGAGCTGCGCAGGCTCGACGCCGACGAGGTCTACGCTTCGGCGCTGCGCTTCAGGCGGCCGGCCCAGGCGTCGCTCTCGGCGTAG
- a CDS encoding helicase HerA-like domain-containing protein: protein MSQSTAPASPAGQIAAGYAFTGPALDLGALLWDGACLPELQIRIPLSMLNRHGLVAGATGTGKTKTLQLIAEQLSANGVPVFLADIKGDVSGISAPGAENEKVAQRAADVAQEWRGTGFPSEFYSLGGIGPGIPLRSTVTSFGPVLMSKVLQLNQTQEQSLGLIFHYADAKGLELIDLKDLRAVVAFLVSDKGKAELKGIGGLSTVTAGVILRALTAFEQQGAAEFFGEPEFDTSEFLRTAADGRGLVSVLELPAVQDKPQLFSTFLMWLLADLYTDLPEVGDLEKPKLVFFFDEAHLLFNGASKAFLEAITQTVRLIRSKGIGVFFVTQTPKDVPADVLAQLGNRVQHALRAFTPDDAKALKATVKTFPNSAYDLEELLTQLGTGEAVITVLSENGAPTPVAATRLRAPQSLMGPIDAAALDQAVKSSLLYSRYAEPVDRESAYEKISAEQAAAEAEAEAAAAAAEAEKQAKEAEKAARNAPKPDPSLAEQVVGSGLFRSLARSIGTQLGREISRSIFGTARRRR, encoded by the coding sequence ATGAGCCAGAGCACCGCCCCCGCGTCCCCGGCCGGCCAGATCGCCGCCGGGTACGCCTTCACCGGACCAGCGCTCGATCTGGGGGCCCTGCTCTGGGACGGAGCCTGCCTTCCGGAGCTCCAGATCCGCATTCCGCTGTCGATGCTCAACCGGCACGGACTGGTCGCGGGAGCCACCGGTACGGGCAAGACCAAGACGCTCCAGCTCATCGCCGAACAACTGTCGGCCAACGGCGTTCCGGTGTTCCTGGCGGACATCAAGGGCGACGTCTCGGGCATTTCCGCGCCCGGCGCGGAAAACGAGAAGGTCGCGCAGCGGGCCGCGGACGTGGCCCAGGAGTGGCGGGGCACGGGCTTTCCCAGCGAGTTCTATTCGCTGGGCGGCATCGGCCCCGGGATCCCGCTGCGGTCCACCGTCACGAGTTTCGGGCCCGTCCTGATGTCCAAGGTGCTCCAGCTCAACCAGACGCAGGAGCAGTCCCTGGGGCTGATCTTCCACTACGCCGATGCCAAGGGCCTGGAGCTGATCGACCTCAAGGACCTGCGGGCGGTGGTCGCCTTCCTCGTCTCCGACAAGGGAAAAGCGGAGCTCAAGGGCATCGGCGGACTGTCCACGGTGACCGCCGGGGTGATCCTGCGGGCGCTGACCGCCTTCGAGCAACAGGGCGCGGCGGAATTCTTCGGGGAGCCGGAATTCGACACCAGCGAATTCCTCCGAACGGCGGCGGACGGGCGCGGACTGGTCTCCGTCCTGGAGCTCCCGGCGGTCCAGGACAAACCGCAGCTCTTCTCCACCTTCCTCATGTGGCTGCTGGCCGATCTGTACACCGACCTGCCGGAAGTCGGCGACCTGGAGAAGCCCAAGCTGGTCTTCTTCTTCGACGAGGCGCACCTGCTGTTCAACGGGGCCTCGAAGGCCTTCCTCGAGGCCATCACGCAGACGGTCCGGCTGATCCGGTCCAAGGGCATCGGCGTCTTCTTCGTCACGCAGACCCCGAAGGACGTGCCCGCGGACGTGCTGGCGCAGCTCGGCAACCGGGTGCAGCACGCGCTGCGCGCCTTCACCCCGGACGACGCGAAGGCGCTGAAGGCGACGGTGAAGACCTTCCCGAACTCCGCCTACGACCTGGAGGAGCTGCTGACGCAGCTGGGCACGGGCGAGGCGGTGATCACCGTGCTCAGCGAGAACGGGGCGCCGACCCCGGTGGCGGCGACGAGGCTGCGGGCTCCGCAGTCGCTGATGGGGCCGATCGACGCGGCGGCGCTGGACCAGGCCGTGAAGTCCTCCCTGCTGTACTCGCGCTACGCGGAGCCCGTCGACCGCGAGTCGGCGTACGAGAAGATCAGCGCCGAGCAGGCGGCGGCGGAGGCGGAGGCCGAGGCCGCGGCCGCCGCGGCGGAGGCCGAGAAGCAGGCGAAGGAGGCGGAGAAGGCCGCCCGGAACGCGCCGAAGCCGGACCCCTCCCTGGCGGAGCAGGTGGTGGGCAGCGGGCTGTTCCGCTCCCTGGCCCGCTCGATCGGCACGCAGCTGGGCCGGGAGATCTCCCGGTCGATCTTCGGGACGGCCCGCAGGCGCCGCTGA
- a CDS encoding type II toxin-antitoxin system VapB family antitoxin, with translation MIFKRIGNRRPYPDHGRETTRQWADVAPRPVRLDQLVTTKGQLDLETLLAEDSTFYGDLFAHVVKWQGDLYLEDGLHRAVRAALQQRQVLHARVLELG, from the coding sequence GTGATCTTCAAGCGCATCGGAAATAGGCGGCCGTACCCCGACCACGGCAGGGAAACCACCCGGCAGTGGGCGGATGTCGCCCCGCGTCCGGTCCGGCTCGACCAGCTGGTGACGACCAAGGGCCAGCTCGACCTCGAAACGCTGCTCGCCGAGGACTCGACCTTCTACGGCGACCTCTTCGCCCACGTCGTGAAGTGGCAGGGCGACCTCTACCTGGAGGACGGGCTGCACCGCGCCGTCCGCGCCGCGCTCCAGCAGCGCCAGGTCCTGCACGCGCGCGTCCTCGAACTGGGCTGA
- a CDS encoding LytR C-terminal domain-containing protein, whose protein sequence is MSMLTPPGMGGKYRVTGAAYPRMSRPRRRRRIVLIVLGSIVGLALIGYGAMQLIDVFRGDTNKRNTAAAAKDCATPAPKAGAAAAAASAAPQVALPQPGQITVNVYNATPRAGLAKAVGDELKKRGFVIGQVGNAPADFDKKVPDAGILVGSPKTDKAAFSVLGANLAGAAHQTDAREGADIDLILGDAFKELTPKADADKALAALANPQPAPAKKC, encoded by the coding sequence ATGAGCATGCTCACACCCCCTGGCATGGGCGGAAAATACCGCGTCACGGGAGCGGCTTACCCCCGCATGTCCCGCCCGCGGCGCCGCCGCCGGATCGTCCTCATCGTGCTCGGATCGATCGTCGGGCTCGCCCTGATCGGTTACGGGGCCATGCAGCTCATCGACGTGTTCCGCGGAGACACGAACAAACGCAACACGGCTGCCGCCGCCAAGGACTGCGCCACCCCCGCCCCCAAGGCGGGCGCCGCGGCCGCGGCCGCGTCCGCCGCACCGCAGGTCGCGCTCCCCCAGCCCGGCCAGATCACGGTCAACGTCTACAACGCCACCCCGCGCGCGGGTCTCGCGAAGGCCGTCGGCGACGAGCTCAAGAAGCGCGGCTTCGTCATCGGCCAGGTCGGCAACGCCCCCGCCGACTTCGACAAAAAGGTCCCGGACGCCGGGATACTGGTCGGCTCGCCGAAGACCGACAAGGCCGCCTTCTCGGTCCTGGGCGCCAACCTGGCCGGCGCCGCCCACCAGACCGACGCCCGCGAGGGCGCCGACATCGACCTGATCCTCGGCGACGCGTTCAAGGAGCTCACCCCGAAGGCGGACGCGGACAAGGCGCTGGCCGCCCTGGCCAACCCCCAGCCCGCACCCGCCAAGAAGTGCTGA
- the upp gene encoding uracil phosphoribosyltransferase: MRLQVVDHPLVAHKLTTLRDKRTDSATFRRLADELVTLLAYEATRDVRTEQADIVTPVGPTTGVKLSHPRPLVVPILRAGLGMLDGMVRLLPTAEVGFLGMVRNEETLEASTYATRMPEDLSGRQVYVVDPMLATGGTLVAAIKELIKRGADDVTAVVLLAAPEGVEVMERELAGTPVTVVTAAVDERLNEHGYIVPGLGDAGDRMYGSAE, translated from the coding sequence GTGCGTTTGCAGGTCGTCGATCACCCCTTGGTGGCGCACAAACTCACCACGCTGCGCGACAAGCGCACCGACTCCGCCACGTTCCGGCGCCTCGCCGACGAGCTGGTGACCCTGCTCGCGTACGAGGCCACCCGGGACGTGCGCACGGAGCAGGCCGACATCGTCACCCCGGTCGGCCCGACCACCGGTGTGAAGCTCTCCCACCCGCGCCCGCTGGTCGTACCGATCCTGCGCGCCGGGCTCGGCATGCTCGACGGCATGGTCCGGCTGCTGCCGACCGCCGAGGTGGGCTTCCTGGGCATGGTCCGCAACGAGGAGACCCTGGAGGCCTCCACGTACGCGACGCGCATGCCGGAGGACCTCTCGGGCCGCCAGGTGTACGTGGTGGACCCGATGCTCGCCACCGGCGGCACGCTCGTCGCGGCGATCAAGGAGCTGATCAAGCGCGGCGCGGACGACGTGACCGCGGTGGTGCTGCTGGCCGCGCCCGAGGGCGTCGAGGTCATGGAGCGCGAGCTCGCGGGCACGCCGGTGACGGTGGTGACGGCCGCGGTGGACGAGCGGCTCAACGAGCACGGCTACATCGTGCCGGGGCTGGGCGACGCGGGCGACCGCATGTACGGCTCGGCCGAATAG
- a CDS encoding universal stress protein — MTNPMVIAAVDGSEHSLKALEWARAAAVRHGTGLVVAHVLPDSVQLYAARRSSLHDAGEPEDLADPVSERIRALLAARGPLPSEVRYESLEGSVPDALRSVGAHARMLVMGSRGRGGFAALLLGSNSRAVATSAACPVVVVAHEARGVEVAAQPSAGRVVLGLHASETPDDVLDFAFTEAAARATTLQVVSAYAIPPSPTMVIDSPFAVIPPEMLVGEDENAVPAEREMLRSQTERLAPFRARYPSVPVEQAAVPGDAAGRLVATSNSAALVVVGRHHPRRHIGSLMMGSVANAVLQHAHGPVAVVPSLSESD; from the coding sequence ATGACCAACCCCATGGTGATCGCGGCCGTCGACGGATCCGAGCACAGCCTCAAGGCCCTGGAGTGGGCGCGGGCCGCCGCCGTGCGGCACGGCACCGGGCTGGTCGTCGCCCACGTGCTGCCCGACAGCGTCCAGCTCTACGCGGCACGCCGGTCCTCCCTGCACGACGCCGGCGAGCCGGAGGACCTCGCCGACCCGGTCAGCGAGCGGATACGGGCCCTCCTGGCCGCCCGGGGCCCGCTGCCCTCCGAAGTCCGCTACGAGTCCCTGGAGGGCTCCGTGCCGGATGCCCTGCGGAGCGTGGGGGCGCACGCCAGGATGCTGGTGATGGGCTCGCGCGGCCGGGGCGGCTTCGCCGCGCTGCTGCTCGGCTCGAACAGCCGCGCCGTGGCCACCAGCGCCGCGTGCCCGGTGGTCGTGGTCGCCCACGAGGCCCGCGGCGTGGAGGTGGCCGCCCAGCCCTCGGCCGGCCGGGTGGTGCTCGGGCTGCACGCCTCGGAGACGCCGGACGACGTACTCGACTTCGCGTTCACGGAGGCCGCCGCGCGGGCCACGACCCTCCAGGTGGTGTCGGCGTACGCCATTCCGCCGTCGCCGACGATGGTGATCGACAGCCCCTTCGCGGTGATCCCGCCGGAGATGCTGGTGGGGGAGGACGAGAACGCGGTGCCGGCCGAGCGGGAGATGCTGCGCTCCCAGACGGAGCGGCTGGCGCCCTTCCGCGCCAGGTACCCCTCGGTCCCCGTCGAGCAGGCCGCCGTGCCCGGGGACGCGGCGGGACGCCTCGTCGCGACCTCGAACTCGGCCGCCCTGGTCGTCGTCGGCCGCCACCACCCGCGCCGGCACATCGGGTCCCTGATGATGGGCTCGGTCGCGAACGCCGTGCTCCAGCACGCGCACGGACCGGTGGCCGTCGTTCCCTCTTTGTCGGAATCCGACTGA
- the tadA gene encoding tRNA adenosine(34) deaminase TadA: MRLALQEAARAVPAGDVPVGAVVLGPDGKLLATGHNEREATGDPTAHAEVLALRRAAAALGEWRLPGCTLVVTLEPCVMCAGALVQSRVARVVYGASDEKAGAAGSLWDLVRDRRLNHRPEVIAGVLAGECARQLTDFFRAL; this comes from the coding sequence ATGCGCCTGGCGCTCCAGGAGGCCGCCCGGGCGGTGCCGGCCGGCGACGTGCCGGTCGGCGCCGTCGTGCTCGGCCCGGACGGGAAACTCCTCGCCACCGGGCACAACGAGCGCGAGGCGACCGGCGACCCCACGGCGCACGCCGAGGTACTGGCGCTGCGCCGGGCGGCCGCCGCGCTCGGGGAGTGGCGGCTCCCGGGGTGCACCCTCGTGGTGACCCTGGAGCCGTGCGTGATGTGCGCGGGCGCGCTCGTGCAGTCGCGGGTGGCCCGGGTCGTCTACGGGGCGTCCGACGAGAAGGCGGGCGCGGCCGGCTCGCTGTGGGACCTCGTGCGCGACCGCCGGCTCAACCACCGGCCGGAGGTGATCGCGGGCGTGCTCGCGGGGGAGTGCGCGCGGCAGCTGACGGACTTCTTCCGCGCGCTCTGA
- a CDS encoding RNA polymerase sigma factor SigF, with protein sequence MPQPQQPQPQAQAQAQAQAPESHVPPQHEAPEEPPAAPRPQSRGADTRALTQVLFGQLKDLQPGTSEHTRVRGALIEANLPLVRYAAARFRSRNEPMEDVVQVGTIGLINAIDRFDPERGVQFPTFAMPTVVGEIKRYFRDNVRTVHVPRRLHELWVQVNAATEDLTTLHGRNPTTPEIAERLRIGEDEVLSCIEAGRSYHATSLEAAQEGDGLPGLLDRLGYEDPELAGVEHRDLVRHLLVQLPEREQRILLLRYYNNLTQSQISAELGVSQMHVSRLLARSFARLRSANRIEA encoded by the coding sequence CTGCCCCAGCCGCAGCAGCCGCAGCCGCAGGCCCAGGCCCAGGCCCAGGCCCAGGCTCCCGAGTCCCACGTACCGCCCCAGCACGAGGCGCCCGAAGAGCCCCCGGCGGCCCCGAGACCGCAGAGCCGGGGCGCCGACACCCGGGCCCTCACCCAGGTCCTGTTCGGGCAGCTGAAGGACCTGCAACCGGGCACCAGCGAACACACCCGGGTGCGCGGGGCCCTCATCGAGGCCAACCTCCCCCTCGTCCGGTACGCGGCCGCCCGCTTCCGCAGCCGCAACGAGCCGATGGAGGACGTCGTCCAGGTGGGCACGATCGGGCTGATCAACGCGATCGACCGGTTCGACCCCGAGCGCGGGGTGCAGTTCCCGACCTTCGCGATGCCCACGGTCGTGGGCGAGATCAAGCGGTACTTCCGCGACAACGTCCGCACCGTCCACGTCCCGCGCCGCCTCCACGAGCTGTGGGTCCAGGTCAACGCCGCCACCGAGGACCTCACCACCCTGCACGGCCGCAACCCGACCACCCCCGAGATCGCCGAGCGGCTGCGCATCGGCGAGGACGAGGTGCTCTCCTGCATCGAGGCCGGCCGCAGCTACCACGCGACCTCACTGGAGGCCGCCCAGGAGGGCGACGGGCTCCCGGGGCTGCTCGACCGCCTCGGCTACGAGGACCCCGAGCTGGCCGGGGTCGAGCACCGCGACCTCGTACGCCACCTCCTCGTACAGCTGCCCGAACGCGAGCAGCGGATCCTCCTCCTGCGGTACTACAACAATCTGACGCAGTCGCAGATCAGCGCCGAGCTCGGCGTCTCCCAGATGCACGTCTCGCGGCTGCTCGCCCGGAGCTTCGCCCGGCTGCGATCCGCAAACAGGATCGAGGCTTAA
- a CDS encoding RNA polymerase sigma factor SigF yields the protein MSVDQGSSKVLTLVKQREMPAVSHRSEAIDTRIDTRTLSRSLFHRLAALEADSPERTYVRDTLIELNLPLVRYAAARFRSRNEPMEDIVQVGTIGLIKAIDRFDCERGVEFPTFAMPTVVGEIKRFFRDTSWSVRVPRRLQELRLALTKASDELAQKLDRSPTVPELAAVLGVSEEDVVDGLAVGNAYTASSLDSPSPEDEGGEGSLADRLGYEDTALEGVEYRESLKPLLAKLPPRERQIIMLRFFANMTQSQIGEEVGISQMHVSRLLTRTLAQLRVGLIGE from the coding sequence ATGTCCGTAGACCAGGGCAGCTCCAAGGTGCTCACGCTCGTCAAGCAGCGTGAAATGCCGGCAGTGTCCCACCGCTCGGAAGCCATCGACACCCGGATCGACACCCGCACCCTCTCCCGCTCCCTCTTCCACCGACTTGCCGCGCTCGAAGCGGACAGCCCGGAACGCACGTACGTACGCGACACCCTGATCGAGCTGAACCTCCCGCTCGTGCGGTACGCGGCAGCGCGCTTCCGCAGCCGCAACGAGCCGATGGAGGACATCGTCCAGGTCGGCACGATCGGCCTGATCAAGGCCATCGACCGGTTCGACTGCGAACGCGGCGTGGAGTTCCCGACCTTCGCGATGCCGACGGTCGTGGGCGAGATCAAACGATTCTTTAGGGACACCTCCTGGTCCGTGCGCGTCCCGCGCCGGCTCCAGGAGCTGCGCCTGGCCCTCACCAAGGCCAGCGACGAGCTCGCCCAGAAGCTCGACCGCTCGCCGACCGTGCCGGAGCTCGCCGCCGTGCTCGGGGTCTCGGAGGAGGACGTCGTCGACGGCCTCGCCGTGGGCAACGCCTACACGGCCTCCTCGCTCGACTCGCCCTCTCCCGAGGACGAGGGCGGCGAGGGCTCGCTCGCGGACCGCCTCGGGTACGAGGACACCGCGCTGGAGGGCGTCGAGTACCGCGAGTCGCTCAAGCCCCTGCTGGCCAAACTCCCGCCCCGGGAGCGCCAGATCATCATGCTGCGGTTCTTCGCGAACATGACGCAGTCGCAGATCGGCGAGGAGGTCGGCATCTCCCAGATGCACGTCTCCCGGCTGCTCACGCGCACGCTCGCGCAGCTCCGCGTCGGCCTGATCGGCGAATAG
- a CDS encoding MarR family winged helix-turn-helix transcriptional regulator, translating into MTTSPATRYAELARQLTGIGAVRRDLARTLPADCPPGPAAVLTVLDRHGEMRLGRLSEYLAIDISVTSRHVAHTADRGWITRDTDPVDARCRILRVTPAGRALLTELATRHTSALEKALPDWSDTDIDHLNILLARLRSSFTLPDS; encoded by the coding sequence ATGACCACGTCACCCGCCACGCGCTACGCGGAGCTGGCCCGCCAGCTGACCGGCATCGGCGCCGTCCGGCGCGACCTCGCCCGCACCCTGCCCGCCGACTGCCCGCCCGGCCCGGCGGCCGTCCTCACCGTGCTCGACCGGCACGGCGAGATGCGGCTCGGCCGCCTCTCCGAGTACCTGGCCATCGACATCTCCGTGACCAGCCGGCACGTCGCGCACACCGCCGACCGCGGCTGGATCACCCGCGACACCGACCCCGTCGACGCCCGCTGCCGGATCCTGCGCGTCACCCCGGCCGGCCGCGCGCTCCTCACCGAGCTCGCCACCCGCCACACCAGCGCACTGGAGAAGGCCCTGCCCGACTGGTCCGACACGGACATCGACCACCTCAACATCCTGCTGGCCCGACTCCGATCGAGCTTCACGCTTCCAGACAGCTAG
- a CDS encoding glycosyltransferase family 39 protein encodes MTTAALPLHPPAPPTPSARAVRAHAARPRWERPAFAGLLFATAALLLWDLGSSGYANSFYSAAVQAGSESWKAFFFGSSDAGNSITVDKPPAALWPMMLSVRLFGLGSWQILVPQALMGVATAAVLYAAVRRQFGPAAALISGAVFALTPVAALMFRFNNPDALLTLLMTVTVYCVLRALDGARTKWLVWAGVAVGFAFLTKTLQAFVILPPLAVLYAVCAPTRLRRRLGQLLLATLAMVAAGGWWVAIVELWPAASRPYIGGSQTNSFLELTLGYNGLGRINGEETGSVGGGARTALEGGAAGTGGPGGGGGGGGGMSWGETGIDRMFSSNIGGQISWLLPAALILLVAGLAVTWRARRTTDSLEGMARAAFLAWGGSLLITGLVFSYMQGIFHEYYTVALAPFVAALVGMGIAVLWEERGSRAASLTLAGTLVITSYWAFVLLGRSAGYVPWLRWGLLAAGLGSALLLPFAARLGRRGALGVAAVGLAAALAGPLAYCLTTMTTPHTGSIVTAGPAVAGGRGGPGGAGMRVFEMPGGGAPQGTPQGGGQVPGGQAPGGQAPDGNQPGTGQPGGNQPGDGGRTARTGGGPGGTGGGMGGGMGGLLGGTKTSAEATAALRAGAGAYTWAAAAVGSQNAASYQLASGEPVMAIGGFNGSDPSPTLEQFKAYVESGKIHYFIGQGSAAAGGAQEGTGEAATAARGGGGPGGGTSSAIETWVKANFTASTVGGATFYDLTAPATATS; translated from the coding sequence ATGACCACGGCAGCACTGCCGCTCCACCCGCCGGCCCCGCCCACCCCGTCCGCCCGGGCAGTCCGGGCGCACGCCGCCCGGCCCCGGTGGGAGCGCCCCGCCTTCGCCGGGCTGCTGTTCGCCACGGCCGCCCTGCTGCTGTGGGACCTGGGCTCCTCCGGCTACGCCAACTCCTTCTACTCCGCGGCCGTCCAGGCGGGCAGCGAGAGCTGGAAGGCCTTCTTCTTCGGCTCCTCCGACGCGGGCAACTCCATCACCGTCGACAAGCCCCCGGCCGCCCTGTGGCCGATGATGCTGTCCGTCCGGCTCTTCGGGCTCGGCTCCTGGCAGATCCTCGTGCCCCAGGCGCTGATGGGGGTCGCCACGGCCGCCGTCCTCTACGCCGCCGTCCGCCGCCAGTTCGGGCCGGCGGCCGCCCTGATCAGCGGCGCGGTCTTCGCGCTCACGCCCGTCGCCGCGCTGATGTTCCGCTTCAACAACCCCGACGCGCTGCTGACCCTGCTGATGACGGTCACCGTGTACTGCGTGCTCCGGGCCCTCGACGGCGCGCGCACCAAGTGGCTGGTGTGGGCCGGGGTCGCGGTCGGCTTCGCCTTCCTGACCAAGACCCTGCAGGCCTTCGTCATCCTGCCGCCGTTGGCCGTGCTGTACGCCGTCTGCGCGCCGACCCGGCTGCGCCGGCGCCTCGGGCAGCTGCTGCTCGCCACGCTCGCGATGGTGGCGGCCGGCGGCTGGTGGGTGGCGATCGTCGAACTGTGGCCCGCCGCCTCCCGCCCGTACATCGGCGGCTCGCAGACGAACTCCTTCCTGGAGCTGACCCTCGGCTACAACGGACTCGGCCGGATCAACGGCGAGGAGACCGGCAGCGTAGGCGGCGGCGCCCGAACGGCCCTCGAAGGCGGCGCGGCCGGCACGGGCGGACCCGGTGGTGGCGGCGGTGGCGGTGGCGGGATGAGCTGGGGCGAGACCGGCATCGACCGGATGTTCTCGTCCAACATCGGCGGCCAGATCTCCTGGTTGCTGCCCGCCGCCCTGATCCTGCTCGTCGCCGGGCTCGCGGTCACCTGGCGGGCCCGCCGGACCACCGACTCCCTGGAGGGCATGGCCCGCGCGGCCTTCCTCGCCTGGGGCGGCTCCCTGCTGATCACCGGACTCGTCTTCAGCTACATGCAGGGCATCTTCCACGAGTACTACACCGTCGCCCTGGCCCCGTTCGTGGCCGCGCTCGTCGGCATGGGCATCGCCGTCCTGTGGGAGGAGCGGGGCAGCCGGGCGGCCTCCCTCACCCTGGCCGGCACCCTCGTGATCACGTCGTACTGGGCGTTCGTGCTGCTCGGCCGCTCCGCCGGGTACGTGCCGTGGTTGCGCTGGGGGCTGCTCGCCGCCGGACTCGGAAGCGCACTCCTGCTGCCGTTCGCGGCGCGGCTGGGCCGCCGCGGCGCACTCGGCGTGGCGGCAGTCGGCTTGGCCGCGGCCCTGGCCGGACCCCTCGCGTACTGCCTGACCACGATGACCACCCCGCACACCGGGTCGATCGTCACGGCCGGTCCCGCGGTCGCGGGCGGCCGCGGCGGCCCGGGCGGCGCCGGGATGCGCGTCTTCGAGATGCCGGGCGGTGGCGCACCGCAGGGCACGCCCCAGGGCGGTGGCCAGGTACCGGGTGGGCAGGCCCCCGGCGGCCAGGCCCCCGACGGCAACCAGCCCGGTACCGGCCAGCCCGGCGGCAACCAGCCCGGCGACGGCGGCCGGACGGCCCGGACCGGCGGCGGCCCCGGCGGCACGGGCGGGGGCATGGGCGGCGGCATGGGCGGCCTGCTCGGCGGGACGAAGACGAGCGCCGAGGCCACGGCCGCGCTGCGGGCCGGCGCCGGCGCGTACACCTGGGCCGCGGCCGCCGTCGGCTCGCAGAACGCGGCGAGCTACCAGCTGGCCTCGGGCGAACCGGTGATGGCGATCGGCGGCTTCAACGGCAGCGACCCCTCGCCGACGTTGGAGCAGTTCAAGGCGTACGTGGAGTCCGGGAAGATCCACTACTTCATCGGCCAGGGCAGCGCGGCAGCCGGCGGCGCGCAGGAAGGCACCGGCGAGGCCGCGACCGCGGCCCGGGGCGGCGGTGGACCCGGCGGCGGCACCAGCAGTGCCATCGAGACCTGGGTCAAGGCCAACTTCACGGCGTCCACGGTCGGCGGAGCCACCTTCTACGACCTGACGGCGCCCGCCACCGCGACGTCCTGA